One segment of Brassica napus cultivar Da-Ae chromosome C3, Da-Ae, whole genome shotgun sequence DNA contains the following:
- the LOC106441505 gene encoding receptor-like kinase LIP1 — translation MMNCFPCFTSQKSSNPPSGNETNENNEQEVRPPPVAAVKHIEERETEQPPVKTFNFRELATATKNFRQECLLGEGGSGRVYKGTLQSTGQLVAVKQLDKHGLHGTKEFQAEVLSLSKLEHPNLVKLIGYCADGDQRLLVFEFVSGGSLPDHLFEQEPGQKPIDWLTRMKIAFGAAQGLDYLHDKVNPPVIYRDLKAANILLDDEFYPKLCDYGLNNLAPGAGDSMFHSSCVMDTYGYSAPEYTRGEDLTVKSDVYSFGVVLLELITGRRAVDTTKPNDEQNLVAWAQPIFRDPKRYPDMADPLLKKNFSERGINQAVAITSMCLQEEPTARPLISDVMVALSFLSMSTEDGIPDAVPILSFRDKSMSIALSRHGSCSVTPFSLLQKEEGDDSSSASSESEDDDEKKEVSKGSKKKQDEDSGDESGSDDEKGQEEVEKPGSSKSSSSDSGSERASPIDESNATAQSLEIKYSYSSEEEEEEEGDNERLSSSKSDKDCTSFRYDSERNHDDSPKNTSIAHDDHRDDDDDEEEDEDENHETRLEHIHSSKSEAHSVYSDDDDAGEESGQSSLNRVEPEEGDHGSSDEE, via the exons ATGATGAATTGTTTCCCCTGTTTCACTTCACAAAAGAGTAGTAATCCTCCTTCTGGGAATGAGACTAACGAAAACAATGAACAAGAAGTCAGACCACCACCCG TGGCGGCGGTAAAACATATAGAGGAAAGAGAAACAGAGCAACCACCGGTTAAAACATTCAATTTCCGGGAACTAGCGACGGCCACCAAGAACTTCCGGCAAGAATGTCTTCTCGGAGAAGGTGGTTCGGGTAGGGTTTACAAAGGAACCCTTCAATCTACTGGCCAG TTGGTAGCTGTAAAGCAGCTAGACAAGCATGGACTACATGGTACCAAAGAGTTTCAAGCTGAAGTCTTGTCATTGTCCAAACTCGAACACCCTAATCTCGTCAAGCTTATAGGTTACTGCGCTGATGGAGACCAACGGCTCTTAGTCTTTGAATTCGTCTCTGGAGGCTCCCTTCCAGACCATCTTTTCG AGCAAGAGCCAGGCCAGAAACCGATCGACTGGCTCACGAGGATGAAGATTGCCTTCGGCGCAGCGCAAGGATTAGATTACTTGCATGATAAAGTAAATCCACCGGTGATATACAGAGATTTAAAAGCTGCTAACATCTTGTTGGACGATGAGTTTTACCCTAAGCTTTGTGACTACGGTTTGAATAACCTAGCGCCCGGGGCAGGTGATAGCATGTTTCATTCTTCATGCGTTATGGACACTTATGGCTACTCCGCGCCTGAGTACACTCGAGGGGAGGATCTCACCGTCAAGTCGGATGTTTACAGCTTTGGAGTTGTGTTGCTTGAACTCATCACCGGTAGAAGAGCTGTTGACACTACTAAACCTAATGATGAGCAGAATCTAGTTGCTTGG gCACAACCGATATTTAGAGATCCGAAAAGGTATCCGGATATGGCGGATCCTCTCTTGAAGAAGAACTTCTCAGAGAGAGGGATAAACCAAGCAGTGGCGATAACGTCAATGTGTCTACAAGAGGAACCAACTGCTCGTCCTTTGATAAGCGATGTAATGGTTGCGCTTAGCTTCCTTTCGATGTCTACGGAAGACGGTATTCCAGACGCTGTGCCGATACTATCCTTCAGGGACAAGAGCATGTCGATTGCTTTGAGCAGACATGGTTCTTGTTCTGTTACTCCCTTTTCTCTTCTTCAGAAAGAGGAGGGAGACGACTCGTCCAGTGCTTCATCAGAGtcagaagatgatgatgaaaagAAAGAAGTGTCAAAAGGTAGTAAGAAGAAGCAAGATGAGGATTCAGGTGATGAGTCTGGTTCAGATGATGAGAAGGGTCAAGAAGAGGTAGAGAAACCTGGAAGCTCTAAGAGCAGTTCCTCTGACTCTGGAAGCGAGAGAGCAAGTCCCATTGATGAAAGTAACGCAACTGCACAGAGTTTGGAGATAAAGTATAGTTATAGctctgaggaagaagaagaagaagaaggagataacGAGAGGCTAAGCAGCTCTAAATCTGATAAAGATTGCACTTCTTTTCGGTATGACAGCGAGAGGAATCACGATGATTCGCCTAAGAACACAAGCATCGCTCATGATGATCatagagatgatgatgatgatgaggaagaagatgaggatgagaaTCATGAAACTCGGCTTGAGCACATTCATAGCTCAAAATCTGAAGCCCACAGTGTTTattcagatgatgatgatgcaggCGAGGAAAGTGGTCAGTCGTCTTTGAATAGGGTTGAACCAGAGGAAGGAGACCACGGTTCTTCTGATGAAGAGTGA
- the LOC125584108 gene encoding uncharacterized protein LOC125584108 — protein sequence MSCPRDSITYNATRCACGIGQLLNRSSGSCEIFGWPSTIITDKDISYKGISFAETLFAFDRIKKFTQSQAVFLEATLVMLLSWLVFCFFLRFTKLGDGRNVWFNLRWWITRLDVFFSTRHWLDDQQIVKKRKTELGGMFSVASWIVFIGLFAALLYQILTKRTIEVHNVRATGSPDLISFENDLEFNITAVSDMSCSNLRGIGNVLTGNPGFSDLKVASLSSFGNYTCRNTTSGPTVNFKCNKCRLANDYIYISWHFVDLPGAPAAAVGFQFNFTSKNGADKKKHVSFVSGTLRNGSVLDERPVTFRGSEGNVLKFNLFPRIYHHLGDLKLIQPLFHEFIPGSVYRETAQLQASLGRSADGILNTTLFINYLSSYIVEIDHENILGPVSFLADLGGLYCISIGIFFYILVQCEYRIKKLRNEDTIFRRIRKRRKALDHWDKLRRYVAYTYDCRILGDDAIRTTKMSALCGLARPSTSPSECGSSRTNMQHFIMSAKKPGLSIEKNVTQQPASLEMRPLDSTTSLAHGANTSNKKSISQSSHSNGDIIPPPPSMEFGEGSFSSEVDAIDIKKKLLLLYDYNVLLREKLLDTQSLLNALGAKASSSSSSSTKEHST from the exons ATGTCGTGTCCTAGAGACTCCATCACATACAACGCCACGCGCTGCGCGTGCGGTATCGGCCAGCTCCTAAACCGGAGCTCAGGAAGCTGCGAGATCTTCGGCTGGCCGTCGACGATCATAACAGACAAAGACATCAGCTACAAGGGAATATCCTTCGCCGAGACGCTATTCGCCTTCGACAGAATCAAGAAGTTCACGCAGTCTCAAGCCGTCTTCCTCGAAGCCACGCTCGTGATGCTTCTCTCGTGGCTAGTCTTTTGCTTCTTCCTCAGATTCACCAAGCTCGGCGACGGTCGTAACGTCTGGTTCAATCTCCGTTGGTGGATTACTAGGCTCGATGTCTTCTTCTCCACTAGGCATTGGCTC GATGATCAGCAGATTGTTAAGAAACGCAAGACGGAGCTAGGTGGAATGTTCTCTGTTGCTAGCTGGATTGTCTTCATAGGACTATTCGCTGC GTTGCTTTACCAAATCCTAACCAAGAGAACCATTGAAGTTCACAACGTGAGAGCTACCGGTTCTCCAGACCTAATCTCATTCGAAAACGACCTGGAGTTCAACATCACTGCTGTCTCCGACATGAGCTGCTCCAACTTACGCGGTATTGGGAACGTACTCACTGGTAATCCAGGATTCAGCGACTTAAAAGTAGCTTCTCTGTCAAGTTTTGGGAACTATACTTGTAGGAACACAACTTCAGGACCAACGGTGAACTTCAAGTGCAACAAATGTCGTCTCGCCAACGACTACATCTACATCTCGTGGCATTTCGTTGACCTTCCTGGTGCCCCTGCAGCTGCCGTTGGGTTTCAGTTTAACTTCACTTCCAAGAATGGAGCTGACAAGAAGAAGCATGTGAGTTTTGTGAGTGGAACTCTGAGAAACGGGAGTGTACTTGATGAAAGACCTGTTACTTTTCGTGGGAGTGAAGGGAACGTATTGAAGTTTAATCTGTTTCCGAGGATCTACCATCATCTGGGGGATCTTAAGCTGATTCAGCCTCTGTTTCACGAGTTTATCCCTGGCTCGGTTTACCGAGAAACTGCTCAGCTTCAAGCGTCTTTGGGGAGGTCAGCAGATGGCATACTCAACACTACACTGTTTATCAACTATCTGTCTTCTTATATCGTTGAGATCGACCATGAGAATATACTTGGTCCTG TTAGCTTCCTTGCTGATCTTGGTGGTTTGTATTGCATCAGCATTGGCATATTTTTCTACATACTAGTGCAG TGTGAGTATAGGATCAAGAAGCTGCGAAATGAAGATACCATATTCAGGAGGATACGGAAACGTCGTAAAGCTCTTGACCACTGGGATAAa CTAAGAAGATATGTTGCATACACATACGATTGCCGCATATTGGGTGATGATGCCATCAGAACAACAAAGATGTCAGCACTCTGTGGCTTAGCTAGACCTTCAACATCTCCTTCGGAATGTGGATCATCAAGAACAAACATGCAGCATTTTATCATGTCGGCCAAGAAACCTGGCTTAAGCATTGAGAAG AATGTAACTCAACAGCCTGCAAGCCTAGAGATGAGACCTTTGGATTCTACTACTTCTTTGGCTCATGGTGCTAATACCTCAAATAAGAAGAGTATAAGCCAGTCTTCTCATAGCAATGGCGATATAATCCCTCCACCTCCTTCAATGG AGTTCGGTGAAGGCTCTTTTAGCTCAGAAGTGGACGCAATCGACATCAAGAAGAAACTACTTCTTCTCTATGACTACAATGTATTGCTTAGGGAGAAACTTTTAGACACTCAGTCTTTGCTCAATGCTTTGGGTGCcaaagcttcatcatcatcatcatcttcaactAAGGAACACAGTACTTAG
- the LOC111202298 gene encoding auxin efflux carrier component 5, translating to MISGGDVYKAIEAMVPLYVALISGYGSVKWWNIFTRDQCDAINQLVYYFTLPLFTIEFTTHVDPFNMNYRFIAADVLSKIIIIAVLAFWAKYSSKGSYCWSITSFSLCTLTNSLVVGVPLAKAMYGQEAVDLVVQSSVFQAIVWLTLLLFVLELRRAGFSSNNKVDDINIEGGRKETVVVREEKSFLEVMSVVWLKLATNPNCYSCILGIAWAFISNRWHFEMPGIIEGSILIMSKAGTGTAMFNMGIFMALQDKLIVCGTSLTAMGMVLKFIAGPAAMAIGSIAVGLYGDVLRVAIIQAALPQSITSFIFAKEYGLHADVLSTAVIFGMLVSLPVLVAYYAALEFIH from the exons ATGATAAGTGGGGGAGATGTTTACAAGGCCATCGAAGCAATGGTTCCACTCTATGTTGCCCTAATCTCAGGCTATGGTTCGGTGAAATGGTGGAACATCTTCACTCGTGATCAATGTGATGCCATAAACCAGCTCGTTTACTATTTCACCCTACCACTTTTCACCATCGAGTTCACGACTCATGTCGACCCATTCAACATGAATTACCGGTTCATTGCAGCAGATGTTCTCTCTAAGATCATCATAATTGCGGTCTTAGCGTTTTGGGCCAAGTATAGCAGCAAAGGAAGTTATTGTTGGTCCATTACAAGTTTCTCTCTATGCACTCTTACTAACTCTCTTGTGGTGGGTGTGCCATTGGCAAAGGCGATGTATGGACAAGAGGCTGTTGATCTCGTGGTTCAATCCTCGGTGTTTCAGGCAATCGTGTGGCTCACACTCTTACTGTTTGTCTTAGAGCTTAGAAGAGCCGGCTTTAGTAGTAATAATAAGGTAGATGACATCAATATCGAAGGTGGTAGAAAGGAAACCGTGGTTGTGAGAGAGGAGAAGTCGTTCCTTGAGGTCATGTCCGTCGTGTGGTTGAAGCTCGCAACGAATCCGAATTGCTATTCTTGTATCCTTGGAATCGCATGGGCTTTTATATCTAACAG ATGGCATTTTGAGATGCCGGGCATAATAGAGGGATCGATTCTTATAATGTCAAAAGCAGGAACAGGAACTGCCATGTTCAATATGG GGATATTCATGGCACTTCAAGACAAGTTGATAGTATGTGGAACAAGCTTGACTGCGATGGGGATGGTCTTGAAATTTATTGCCGGACCCGCCGCCATGGCCATTGGTTCAATCGCGGTTGGTCTCTACGGAGATGTTCTCCGCGTCGCCATCATTCAG GCTGCTTTGCCACAATCAATCACTTCGTTTATTTTTGCTAAGGAGTACGGATTACATGCAGATGTTCTAAGCACAGC GGTGATATTCGGGATGTTGGTCTCTTTACCAGTCCTCGTCGCCTACTATGCAGCTTTGGAGTTTATTCACTAA
- the LOC111202300 gene encoding uncharacterized protein LOC111202300 yields the protein MLHLAVTKNETAVLFCSVPILYVRHYLLPSQLFSILIQILNQDPNNSLVSKKMSQDHGETEKKSNANAVNDDDGDDDSESLYSLLWITIGSVLFPDPKTRDASSSSLLQRIRNSVADYGPKLREASRKTSRDILQWTRRGSPLRALLVITIGTIVILTIVALVVFTLFFVAATANAIIISLLVSLSVAGGFLSLFFLSLTATYIGALSVAAFVISTATVSAVVSILFASGWIGFFYLVWLGARGSLRLAKQVMRLAISGNSFSLHQDKDQEVVSIESSRENPSL from the exons ATGCTACACTTGGCCGTAACGAAAAACGAAACAgctgttctgttctgttctgttccCATCTTATATGTCCGCCATTATCTGTTACCATCTCAACTTTTTTCTATCTTGATCCAAATCCTAAATCAAGATCCAAACAATTCATTAGTTTCTAAGAAAATGTCGCAAGATCACGGCGAAACAGAGAAGAAATCAAATGCCAACGCTGTCAATGATGATGATGGCGATGATGATTCGGAGAGCCTCTACTCATTGCTTTGGATCACGATCGGTTCGGTTCTATTTCCGGATCCGAAAACAAGGGATGCCTCCTCGTCTTCTCTGCTTCAACGAATAAGAAACTCGGTCGCTGACTATGGTCCAAAACTTCGAGAAGCTTCTCGGAAAACTTCACGCGATATTCTCCAATGGACTCGTCGTGGCAGCCCGCTTCGTGCACTGCTTGTCATCACT ATAGGAACAATAGTGATTCTTACAATAGTAGCTTTGGTTGTCTTCACGCTCTTCTTCGTAGCTGCAACAGCCAACGCAATCATAATCTCTCTTTTGGTTTCACTTTCTGTTGCTGGTggcttcttgtctctcttctttctctccttGACCGCTACTTACATCGGAGCCTTATCCGTTGCTGCTTTCGTCATCTCTACTGCTACAGTTTCAGCTGTTGTTTCCATCTTATTTGCCTCAG GTTGGATTGGGTTCTTCTATCTTGTGTGGTTGGGAGCAAGGGGAAGCCTGCGCTTGGCGAAGCAAGTGATGAGGTTAGCCATTTCAGGTAACAGTTTCAGTCTTCATCAAGACAAAGATCAAGAGGTTGTAAGCATCGAATCATCCAGAGAGAATCCttctctttag